In Trichomycterus rosablanca isolate fTriRos1 chromosome 4, fTriRos1.hap1, whole genome shotgun sequence, one DNA window encodes the following:
- the LOC134311615 gene encoding zinc finger protein with KRAB and SCAN domains 2-like yields MATPSKNVQWSAEETQRLLCIWCSPEFQEKLESSTRKERLYSELVEYLAKAGYFRSKEQVINKLKKLKKEYRDSKKVLSRNGPARNNWSAYYNILDGVLGKRPAIEMTGALNSATATLEPSNPASPSTSAINDDLSDISEHSSSTTTEVSETGPESIVVVKQEEIPEVHEQHMKRGKKKRRQDIEDILDYMERADARAEEREERMLLHMQQSTANLLGLVERMVTAIEGVVNTSQTQEQ; encoded by the exons TCCTGAGTTTCAGGAGAAACTGGAAAGCAGCACCAGAAAGGAAAGACTCTATTCCGAACTGGTGGAGTATTTAGCCAAGGCAGGATATTTTCGCTCAAAGGAGCAAGTAATAAATAAGCTGAAGAAGCTCAAGAAAGAGTACAGAGACTCAAAAAAGGTGTTATCACGCAATGGACCTGCTAGGAATAACTGGTCAGCATATTATAATATCCTGGATGGCGTGCTGGGTAAAAGACCAGCAATCGAGATGACTGGGGCTCTAAATTCAGCCACCGCAACACTGGAACCGAGCAACCCTGCATCTCCGTCCACTTCAGCTATTAATGACG ATCTTTCGGACATCAGTGAACATAGCAGCAGCACAACTACTGAGGTGTCTGAGACTGGACCAGAAAGCATTGTTGTTGTTAAGCAGGAGGAAATCCCTGAAGTTCATGAGCAACACATGAAAAGAGGAA aaaaaaagagaagacaGGACATAGAAGACATCCTAGACTACATGGAGAGAGCTGATGCCAGGGCtgaggagagagaggagaggaTGCTGTTACACATGCAGCAGTCTACCGCTAATCTGCTGGGGCTGGTGGAGAGGATGGTCACTGCCATAGAAGGAGTCGTCAATACCTCACAGACTCAAgaacaataa